The genomic DNA caaattaaatgccTCTGTTTttgcttttaataaataaactcatatttttctgctgagattaattataaatgtgaGAATGTACCTCATTCTACTCCTCAAAGTTGGTGTTATGGGAAGATCGCATATGTCTGAGTGTATGAGTTCCATCTTTCTAGTTGCTCTCTACttgctttttttttaaatagtcgaTCTTTGTTGTTTTCCAGAGAGACAAGGATGCACTTCTTCTCGGGTGTAGTAATTTTTTTAACCTTTCAAAATTCTTATAATTCAGATGACCCATTCTGTAATGTAAAAAATATGACTCACTTTTTGCAATAGTCTTAAAGTAACTATTGAGCTCTTAGTTTTTTCCTTCCTTTTCCAACATACTACTTGAcagtttaaacattatatttgCGCTCATTGACCCATACTTAAAAGGTTGTTCTTTAACTCTGAAATGTAATAGACTTCTGAAATCGTTTATCTTATACATTATATCTTTAACTTTACAACATTCTCCTGTAACAACTAATATTGTGTTGTTCCCAAGTTTGACCGAGTGTCTAAAGTCGGTATCCAACTGAGAGAATCACTATGAGTTTGCACAAATATGATGTGAGCACCCGGGGTATAAATACCACGACCCTTCTCCCTTTTTTCACGTGGCTCTACTGAAGATAATATGAGcatttcttcttcctctccaGCTTCAACATTGCGCATTATCTTCCTAATTGGGACATTCTCTTTGATAATGCCCCATCTTGTGACATCCATAACACTTTATTGCAGGTTCTACACTTGAATTTCTGCTCATGTACAACAAAAGAACTTTGAAGTTCATCAACTGTTAGTTGACAAATGTCATTGGCTTCTTCAATAACCACCGCAACATACATGAACCTCTTTATTAATGTTCTCAAAATCTTTTCTACTAAAGTAGAGTCTTCAATCCTTTCACCATTACTTCTCATCTTATTGACTACTACTACAACTCtagaaaaatagttaattatcgtctcattctttttcatctcaagtattttgaatttttttcatctcaagtattttgaattttctaCGTAGTATTCATAAGTGATCTTTTTACCTTCTCATTACCTCCAAACTTGCTCTTTGAAGAGTTCCATATGATTTTGGATGTACTTCTATCCAATATTTGCTCTAACGTTGCTCGATTCAACATTTGATACAAATAGTTCTTCATCTTACaatttttcatcttcatctcGTTAAATTTAGTTCTGGTTCCAGTTGTTGTCGGATCGTCGAGTGTCTCGAATCATGTTTCTATTAAATCCCACATATCTTTGGAACGAAATAAGTTTTCCATTAACTCACTCTGGTGATCGTACTGGAGACCGTCAAAGCTAGGGATTCTTATAGTAACTTCAACTATTTTGTCCGTCATTTCTCTCCTATCTTCTTTGATCTCAAAGATTTGTTCGATCAAGTTCAAAGCTTAATTCCTCACTTCAACTTGATTCACTCGTGTTGGGATGCTTTGGGCTAAACAAAATACAGAAAATTAAAAGATCATTAACTCCTTATGacgaataattattaattataaattgtattaatttaggaatttaaaagtaatagtAACCCTACTATTAATTTTCtttactattaaaataatttcattatctaatcagtaaaaatattaaattatttttttataaaatttaaatataatatacatattataatagtttaattcaaataatacataTTCATGAAACAAGATTTTAAAACcataacaaaattttcaatatcaTCAGATCAAACTGCAggtgtaaaataattttaggaatAAGAAGGAGAAAATTAATGttcaagaaaattaaaatatattatcaaacatatattattagaaaaaatcattaacactattagaatataatttttcttaaatcattaaACATTCTAAAATCTCCCAATCGAGATGGTATGTCTATTTTTAACTCGATTTAACAATCTTCACAACTTGTAGATGTATCTTTGTAAGTTTTCCAACATTTTCTATTTATGTTTAcaagaattaaaataaaccGTGTATTAGGAGACTTTAACATTTCCAATTCTAGagactaattaaaatattaaaaataatgtgaaGCACTATCTAAAATAGTAAACttttattataacatataattattattctattcaAGAATAAAGGAGccttacttttatttttctttgggGACATAAAGGATAAATTAATTGTCAAATATGCAACCTTTAAGCTGGAAAAAAATTCCTTATTTATTCcgtcattatttttataagttgttAACaactgtaaaaaaatatatcatcattaatttattcttataGTTAAAAGTCTGGTGTTAACGCCATTAAGGCTGCCTATATTGGCAGTTTGGCAAATATATAAAACCGTGGTGAAGTCTTTAGCAAAAGAAAAAGTACAATTAACAATGTCATTTTGTGAAGCCGACTATCTTTAGGGATTATTACAGCTTTCACAAAAAAagatttaacttttatatatatatttaggaaaTAATTGTGGAGGGATTTTTGGGTAAGAGAATTTAAGAGGGAATTACGATTTTCTAATCTGATTttctgaaaaaataacaaattctcCATCCTcacctttattattttttctagtCACTAAAGTTGTGACATCTCATTTCTTCTCTATTCACTCTCACAAATTCCCTTCTCTATTATTCCTCATATATATTTACCCttgttattagttttttttactttgGTTGAATGGCTTTTAACGAATATATGGTCATTTGTTAAAAGTTTCCTATGGACGTTTCTAAAGTGTCTTTTAACTATTGTTTTATATTACCGTCTCTATAAGTTtccttttgaaaaaaatatatcatcctgtattttattatttaataccCAGCTTGTatttactattaatatataacttgTATATTATACACAAATATTCTCAATGTCTAACTCTTacgttattaaaattattctcaACTATTATGTCAAAGTTATAATAAAGTATTCAAAGTcaacaaaaacatttttttttcttaatttattgatctgaacagtttttattttttataaccaaAAGCTCATATATCAcgtcttactttttttttaaaattatccgAACATTTcactaattaatcaaaatatttattatttttatttttttttaaatttaaataaaataattataataattcaatatttaaaaaccaaaataacttactgtttttttttatcaaacaaaaaaaaaatatattttaaaccctgtaaaaattctaaataaccCAACAACAAACAAGCTTTAAATTCGACATCGATGTCCTCGTCCaagatgacgaaggagttgatgcCCATTTTGATGACTCCACCATGCCAATGACGAacttcggctctgataccacttgttgggaaaaccctgacagaaagacaaaagaagaaaacaaatgaaagaacacactaacaaattttaaaacggAGTTTGGCCTAAGTGTTGTCTACGTCTCCGAGCATtaagactatcaattaataagaaaaagagatacaaatattgggtgcaataaaccaaagaggggagagtttcttttatacactaagaaacttctcaaattcccattatcttccgatgtgggatttattctaataatgaatatagtttcttttatatactaagaaacttttttcactctaatcatcttccgatgtgagattctaattgtgccaaaaaacCCTACTACTAACGCCTCTTTAGTTTTACTGACGTCATCTTTGTTGTCAGCGCCTCTACAGCTTTACTTGCGCATTAAACATTTACAGAACTTAATTTTTTcatcacatcattaaaactatatcataaactatcataaattcattttaattaattaaaacgtttttcatacttcaacttaattaaagatttcttttttaatcttaatcaaataatttttcctttcttttttttctttctttaacttaatctaacaaccAATATTCTCTAAAAATGTCtcattattaaaatttctctCAACTATTATGTCAAAGTAAtgctataataaaatattcatagtCAACAAAActtgtttttcttaatttattgatccgaggagtttttatttatataaccaGAAGCTCATATATCAcgtcttacttttttttttttttttattatccgAACATTTcactaattaatcaaaatatttattatttttattttattttttaaaattttaaataaaataattataattattcaatatttaaaaaccaaaataacttactgtttttttttatcaaacaaaaaatatatatatattaaaccaaGTAAAAATCCTAAATAACCCAACAACAAACAAGCTTTAAATGGTGACATAGAATGCATAGCAATTCACTCCTTTCAAGAAggtaataataagaatatttatatatataatatatgctAAACCAATTTAAGATGAATATGATTTTCACAATTATTTATGATTCTTTTAACCCAACAATTCGTACAAAATCTTTACATCAATGTTAATCATGTCAGGTGACATATAAGGTTCTTAGATAATGTTATAACAagtgtttatttaatatatgttttttcattcaaaaaataaaatgaaagttgACGGGCACATTATAATGTgtagttaaaaagtttattattttgaataccAAATTAAAGAAAGTATATTCTTGATCATAAGCCCTAAACGTGCATGCAATCCGTATTTAATCTATCCTTTTGGACCAGGTTTTAAGTTTGACGAGACATATGAGTGagtaaactaattaataattaataaatttggaGTAATTTTCAATACAGCAAGTTGCTTAGGCaggaaattaaaaagaattgaTCAAATGGAATGTTacaataatattgttgttttccattATAAATACCAAGTAATATCCTTATCTACTTCACAACAATCAAACCATCATCAACATATTAATATCTGAGTTCTGTCTAGAATGGGTACTCGATTCAACATTCCTCTGACATTGTTGTCACTGTCTTGCCTCTGTCTTTTGGCTTCGGCCCAACTGAAACAGAACTACTACGCCGGCACGTGCCCCAACGTCGAATCCATCGTCAGGAAGGCCGTCCAGCTGAAGTTTCAGCAAACTTTTGTTACCGCTCCGGCCACTCTCAGGCTGTTCTTCCACGACTGTTTTGTTCAGGGCTGCGATGCTTCCGTTATGATTCAATCGACCGGAGGCAACAAGGCGGAGAAGGATAACCCGGATAACATTTCTTTAGCCGGAGATGGGTTCGACACCGTTGTCAAGGCCAAGGCTGCAGTTGACGCCGTCTCCGGTTGCCGGAATAAAGTATCCTGCGCCGACATTCTAACCATGGCTACCAGGGATGTCATCGCTTTGGTAATTATTAATCACTTATCTCTGTTCTTCCCTGTTGTTCCTCCTGAAtcaatgaatttttattataaaaatgaatgaatgaatgaatgcaGACCGGAGGACCATCGTACGCGGTGGAGCTGGGGAGATTGGACGGCCTGAAGTCGACGGCGGCAAGCGTCACCGGAAAACTTCCTCATCCGAACTTCAACCTCAACCAACTCAACTCCCTCTTTGCTGCCAACGGCCTTAATCAAAACGACATGATAGCTCTCTCAGGTAATTAAGTTcaaactaatctatatattcattatatataatcttttattttattttatttcatttgattataaattattattgtatatatatagcTGCCCACACAATTGGGTTCTCCCACTGCAGCAAATTCTCAAACAGGATCTACAACTTCACAAAGTCCAACCCGATTGACCCGACCCTGAACAAGCAATACGCATCCCAGTTGATTCAAATGTGCCCGAAGAATGTGGACCCGAGAATAGCAATAAACATGGATCCAATCACGCCCCGAAAATTCGACAATGCATACTTCAAGAATCTTCAGGGAGGAAAGGGATTATTCACTTCCGACCAAGTGCTCTTCACCGACTCCAGGTCTAAGTCGGTGGTCAACGCCTGGGCTACCAGCTCCCAGTCATTCAACTCTGCCTTCATAACCGCCATGACCAAACTCGGCCGCGTCGGAGTCAAGACCGGAAAGCCCGGACCCAACGGTAACATCCGTGTCAGATGCGACGCATTCAACTGATCTATTTCATCGCTGTCTTTATTCCAAGCTCAACGAAAGCAGAGCCATAAACAAGTAAAATAAGTATCTGTATGAACACAAGAGAAGAGagttgagattttttattttttaatttcctGTTAAGAATTTATTGATTGTTTAATCGTGTCATCAACCAATGTATGAGTGTtgtgtttcttatttttttttattttttttaccataaactgttatatttcatttattattgtttctaGTTAACTTTACccttttctttttgtttgtgTGTGCGTGCGCGTCGCACAAGAGAAAATTGATTAAATGATCCTCATAATAGGCCTAATTCAAAAAAAGCCCCATAGTGTGTGTCCGTTCGTCCGTCTCGTTCCGTCCGTTAGTCTGTCTCGTTCCGTCCGTCTCGTCGTTACATTATTCATGTCAGTTTAGGGTTTgagtttgggttagggttgtgTAATGTTCTTATTCAGTTTGGATGTTATGTATGCTTATATATTGATGGATACTCCTTAGTCTTCAGGGTATTCGTAAATTTTAGGATTTATGGTTTGGTTTTATGTGTAATGTTCTTATTTAGTCGGTTTCCCATTTAGTTGGttttttgaaatttgatcaaatgggTCTCATAATAGGTCAAATTCGAATAAAGTCCCATGTTTGATGAACAACGGCCTATCCATTGTCGAAGAACCGAATTTTCTATCCACAAGCGAGAAAATCTAGAAGTTATTGCACCTAAAAGTCGCTTAATCTTCCCTAGTTTTGTCTCCCTATCGTGTAATCGTCTAAAGCAACTAGAGCAGTCGAAGCTTGTCGCGAACATCTGTAAGTTTGTTTTCCATAATTCCTAGCTTAGTTTGATTCTTGACATAAATATACTTGGATGACCTAGAATGGAGACCCCTAGAATCATGTTTAAGATTCGAGGAATGACTTAAGTGTTCTATAATCAAAACCAACAGCAATTGTAATCAAACCAACAATATGTAATCAAAACCAACAATCTATAATCAAAACCAACATTT from Impatiens glandulifera chromosome 9, dImpGla2.1, whole genome shotgun sequence includes the following:
- the LOC124914835 gene encoding peroxidase 51-like → MGTRFNIPLTLLSLSCLCLLASAQLKQNYYAGTCPNVESIVRKAVQLKFQQTFVTAPATLRLFFHDCFVQGCDASVMIQSTGGNKAEKDNPDNISLAGDGFDTVVKAKAAVDAVSGCRNKVSCADILTMATRDVIALTGGPSYAVELGRLDGLKSTAASVTGKLPHPNFNLNQLNSLFAANGLNQNDMIALSAAHTIGFSHCSKFSNRIYNFTKSNPIDPTLNKQYASQLIQMCPKNVDPRIAINMDPITPRKFDNAYFKNLQGGKGLFTSDQVLFTDSRSKSVVNAWATSSQSFNSAFITAMTKLGRVGVKTGKPGPNGNIRVRCDAFN